Proteins encoded together in one Streptomyces sp. B1I3 window:
- a CDS encoding LysE family translocator produces the protein MDAQLLAFVAVAAGMVALPGADFTVVVRNALASRRSGVAAAAGVAGGLLVHTALAVAGLAAVLVTMPALFRTVQLLGGAYVLYLGLTALHAVRRRGAAGTTGHEDTGAGAPTGVARPLRQGFLTNVLNPKAPVLFLSLLPQFVPDGQPPLPRTLLLAAVVVLLALVWFPAVALLVDRLGRWLRRPRTARAIEGGSGAALTALGLALVTAPLLH, from the coding sequence ATGGACGCACAACTGCTCGCTTTCGTGGCGGTGGCCGCGGGAATGGTCGCACTGCCCGGCGCCGACTTCACCGTGGTCGTTCGCAACGCGCTGGCGTCACGGCGCTCCGGGGTGGCCGCCGCGGCAGGAGTCGCGGGAGGACTCCTGGTGCACACCGCGCTCGCCGTGGCGGGACTCGCCGCCGTGCTCGTGACGATGCCCGCCCTCTTCCGCACGGTCCAGCTGCTGGGCGGCGCCTACGTGCTCTACCTGGGACTCACCGCCCTCCACGCGGTACGACGGCGGGGCGCCGCCGGGACCACGGGCCACGAGGACACCGGAGCCGGTGCGCCCACCGGGGTGGCAAGGCCGCTCCGCCAGGGCTTCCTGACCAACGTCCTGAACCCCAAGGCGCCCGTGCTCTTCCTCAGCCTGCTGCCCCAGTTCGTCCCCGACGGGCAGCCGCCCCTGCCCAGAACCCTGCTGCTCGCCGCCGTGGTCGTGCTGCTGGCGCTCGTCTGGTTCCCGGCCGTGGCCCTGCTGGTGGACCGCCTCGGCCGGTGGCTGCGCCGGCCGCGTACCGCCCGTGCGATCGAGGGCGGCAGTGGTGCGGCGCTCACCGCGCTGGGACTCGCACTGGTCACCGCGCCCCTGCTGCACTGA
- a CDS encoding C40 family peptidase, which produces MTAQVHVPSLFARVGTASVLTLAVGTTMLAPGIVDDAEAATNSTKALRIAASKKGAPYRWGAAGPHRFDCSGLTLYSFRKVGKKLPRTAQQQYNSTRHVSRSKRQRGDLVFFHSGRSVYHVGIYAGGGKIWHSPKTGAVVRLEKIWSNTVWYGRVR; this is translated from the coding sequence ATGACTGCGCAGGTTCATGTCCCGTCTCTGTTCGCCCGGGTCGGTACGGCCTCGGTTCTCACGCTCGCCGTCGGCACCACCATGCTGGCGCCCGGCATCGTCGACGATGCCGAGGCCGCGACCAACTCGACGAAGGCGCTGAGGATCGCCGCGTCGAAGAAGGGCGCGCCCTACCGGTGGGGCGCCGCAGGGCCCCACCGGTTCGACTGCTCGGGCCTCACGCTCTACTCCTTCCGCAAGGTGGGGAAGAAACTCCCCCGTACGGCGCAGCAGCAGTACAACTCCACACGCCATGTCTCCAGGTCGAAGCGGCAACGTGGCGACCTGGTCTTCTTCCATTCCGGGCGCAGCGTCTACCACGTCGGCATCTACGCCGGCGGAGGCAAGATCTGGCACTCGCCGAAGACCGGGGCCGTGGTCAGGCTGGAGAAGATCTGGTCGAACACCGTCTGGTACGGGAGGGTCCGCTGA
- a CDS encoding urease subunit gamma → MQLTPHEQERLLIHVAADVAEKRRARGLRLNHPEAIALITSHLLEGARDGRTVAELMASGRKVLTRDDVMDGIPEMIHDVQVEATFPDGTKLVTVHEPIV, encoded by the coding sequence GTGCAACTGACTCCGCACGAACAGGAACGCCTGCTCATCCACGTGGCGGCCGACGTCGCCGAAAAGCGCAGGGCCCGCGGGCTGCGGCTGAATCACCCCGAGGCGATCGCTCTGATCACCTCGCACCTCCTGGAAGGCGCCCGTGACGGCCGGACGGTCGCCGAACTGATGGCCTCCGGCAGGAAGGTGCTCACCCGGGACGACGTCATGGACGGCATCCCGGAGATGATCCACGACGTCCAGGTCGAGGCCACCTTCCCGGACGGCACCAAGCTCGTCACCGTCCACGAACCGATCGTCTGA
- a CDS encoding urease subunit beta — MIPGEILYANDPVPLNEGRPVTRLTVLNAADRPVQVGSHYHFAEANPGLDFDRPAARGLRLNIAAGTAVRFEPGVPVDVELVPLAGLRVVPGLRGDIGGSLDA; from the coding sequence ATGATTCCCGGAGAGATCCTGTACGCGAACGACCCGGTGCCCCTCAACGAGGGACGTCCCGTCACCCGCCTCACCGTCCTCAACGCCGCGGACCGACCCGTCCAGGTCGGCTCGCACTACCACTTCGCCGAGGCCAACCCCGGCCTCGACTTCGACCGCCCGGCCGCCCGCGGTCTGCGGCTCAACATCGCGGCGGGGACAGCCGTGCGGTTCGAGCCCGGTGTCCCGGTCGACGTCGAACTCGTCCCGCTCGCAGGCCTGCGCGTAGTTCCCGGACTGCGCGGCGACATCGGAGGCTCCCTAGATGCCTGA
- a CDS encoding urease subunit alpha yields the protein MPELSRAVYADLFGPTTGDRIRLADTDLVVEIEEDRCGGPGLAGDEAVFGGGKVIRESMGQARTTRAEGAPDTVVTGAVIIDHWGIVKADIGIRDGRITGIGKAGNPDTMNGVHPELVIGPETEIIAGNGKFVTAGAIDAHVHFISPTLVDQALATGITTLVGGGTGPAEGSKATTVTPGPWHLARMFEALEGYPVNIGLLGKGNTMSREAMHSQLRAGALGFKIHEDWGATPAVIDACLSVCEETGAQLAIHTDTLNEAGFVADTLAAIAGRTIHSYHTEGAGGGHAPDIITVVSEPYVLPSSTNPTRPHTVNTIEEHLDMLMVCHHLNPAVPEDLAFAESRIRPSTIAAEDILHDLGAISIISSDSQAMGRIGEVVLRTWQTAHVMKRRRGSLPGDGPADNHRARRYVAKYTINPAVAQGLDREIGSVETGKLADLVLWDPAFFGVKPQTVIKGGQIAYAQMGDANASIPTPQPVLPRPMFGAVGRAPAANSVNFVAEAAVADGLPQRLGLGKRFVPITSTRGITKADMRENDALPRVHVDPDSFAVTIDGERVEPAPAAELPMAQRYFLF from the coding sequence ATGCCTGAACTCAGCCGTGCCGTCTACGCCGATCTGTTCGGCCCCACCACCGGCGACCGCATCCGGCTCGCCGACACCGACCTCGTCGTCGAGATCGAGGAGGACCGCTGCGGCGGCCCCGGACTGGCCGGGGACGAAGCCGTGTTCGGTGGTGGCAAGGTGATCCGGGAGTCGATGGGCCAGGCGCGTACCACCCGGGCCGAGGGCGCACCCGACACCGTTGTCACCGGTGCCGTCATCATCGACCACTGGGGCATCGTCAAGGCCGACATCGGCATCCGCGACGGACGGATCACCGGTATCGGCAAGGCCGGCAACCCGGACACGATGAACGGTGTCCATCCCGAGCTGGTCATCGGTCCGGAGACCGAGATCATCGCCGGCAACGGCAAGTTCGTCACGGCGGGCGCCATCGACGCGCACGTCCACTTCATCTCACCGACCCTGGTCGACCAGGCGCTCGCCACCGGCATCACCACGCTCGTCGGGGGCGGTACCGGCCCGGCGGAGGGCAGCAAGGCCACCACCGTCACCCCCGGCCCGTGGCACCTGGCCCGGATGTTCGAGGCGCTGGAGGGGTATCCCGTCAACATCGGCCTGCTCGGCAAGGGCAACACGATGTCCCGTGAGGCCATGCACTCCCAACTGCGCGCCGGAGCCCTCGGATTCAAGATCCATGAGGACTGGGGGGCGACCCCCGCCGTCATCGACGCCTGTCTGAGCGTGTGCGAGGAGACGGGCGCCCAGCTCGCCATCCACACGGACACGCTCAACGAGGCCGGGTTCGTCGCCGACACGCTGGCGGCCATCGCGGGGCGGACCATCCACTCGTACCACACGGAAGGCGCGGGGGGTGGGCACGCCCCCGACATCATCACCGTGGTCTCGGAGCCGTACGTCCTTCCCAGCTCCACCAACCCCACGCGTCCGCACACCGTCAACACCATCGAGGAACACCTCGACATGCTGATGGTCTGCCACCACCTCAACCCCGCGGTCCCGGAGGACCTCGCCTTCGCCGAGTCGCGGATCCGTCCCTCGACCATCGCGGCCGAGGACATCCTCCACGACCTCGGCGCGATCTCGATCATCTCCTCCGACTCCCAGGCGATGGGGCGCATCGGCGAAGTGGTTCTGCGGACCTGGCAGACGGCCCACGTCATGAAGCGCCGACGCGGCTCCCTGCCCGGCGACGGCCCCGCCGACAACCACCGGGCACGTCGCTATGTCGCCAAATACACGATCAACCCGGCGGTGGCCCAAGGGCTGGACCGGGAGATCGGCTCGGTCGAGACCGGAAAACTCGCCGACCTGGTGCTGTGGGACCCGGCGTTCTTCGGCGTCAAGCCCCAGACGGTCATCAAGGGAGGCCAGATCGCCTACGCACAGATGGGAGACGCCAACGCCTCCATCCCCACACCCCAGCCCGTCCTGCCCCGTCCGATGTTCGGCGCCGTGGGACGTGCGCCCGCGGCCAACTCCGTCAACTTCGTCGCCGAAGCGGCAGTCGCGGACGGGCTGCCGCAGCGGCTGGGCCTCGGCAAACGGTTCGTGCCGATCACCAGCACCCGGGGAATCACCAAGGCGGACATGCGGGAGAACGACGCACTGCCGCGGGTCCACGTCGACCCCGACAGTTTCGCCGTCACCATCGACGGGGAACGGGTCGAGCCCGCACCGGCCGCCGAACTCCCGATGGCCCAGCGGTACTTCCTCTTCTGA
- a CDS encoding urease accessory protein UreF: MTTRAALLILADGRFPAGGHAHSGGAEPAVKAGHIRDARDLADFCLGRLHTTGLTAAALAAAAARGLDPLALDEAADARTPSPALRTVARKLGRQLMRAARATWPSPELDALAAARPRGAHQPVVLGLTARAAGLGPEDVAHCAAYESVSGPATAVVRLLSLDPFEATAVLARLAPALDRVAEQAAAAARKGVGALPAASAPLLDITAEAHAAWPVRLFAS; encoded by the coding sequence ATGACGACACGCGCCGCCCTCCTGATCCTCGCCGACGGCCGGTTCCCCGCCGGGGGCCACGCCCACTCCGGCGGGGCCGAACCGGCCGTCAAGGCGGGACACATCCGCGACGCCCGGGACCTGGCGGACTTCTGCCTGGGCCGGCTCCACACCACCGGACTCACCGCGGCGGCACTCGCCGCCGCGGCGGCCCGCGGACTCGACCCGCTCGCCCTCGACGAGGCCGCCGACGCCCGGACTCCGTCGCCCGCGCTGCGGACCGTGGCGCGCAAGCTCGGCCGCCAGCTCATGCGGGCCGCGCGGGCCACCTGGCCCAGCCCCGAGCTCGACGCGCTCGCGGCAGCCCGGCCCCGCGGCGCCCATCAGCCCGTCGTGCTCGGTCTCACCGCACGCGCGGCGGGCCTGGGCCCCGAGGACGTCGCACACTGCGCCGCGTACGAATCCGTCAGCGGCCCGGCCACCGCCGTGGTCCGGCTTCTCTCCCTGGACCCGTTCGAGGCCACCGCCGTCCTCGCCCGTCTCGCACCCGCACTCGACCGGGTCGCCGAACAGGCCGCCGCAGCCGCCCGGAAGGGCGTCGGCGCGCTGCCCGCCGCCTCCGCCCCGCTCCTCGACATCACCGCCGAGGCGCACGCGGCCTGGCCGGTACGCCTGTTCGCGTCCTGA
- the ureG gene encoding urease accessory protein UreG: MHLDHTHHGPAAVSADAVRPDGARRALRIGLGGPVGSGKTATVAALCRALRDRLSIAVVTNDIYTQEDAAFLLRNAVLPPERIQAVETGACPHTAIRDDISANLEAVEDLEDSVGPLDLILVESGGDNLTATFSKGLVDAQIFVIDVAGGDDIPRKGGPGVTTADLLVINKTDLAPYVGSDLERMALDAAAQRGELPVLFTSLTTVDGVAPVADWVRAQLAAWTA, from the coding sequence ATGCACCTCGATCACACCCACCACGGCCCCGCAGCGGTCAGCGCCGACGCCGTACGCCCCGACGGAGCCCGGCGCGCCCTGCGCATCGGCCTCGGCGGACCCGTCGGATCCGGGAAGACCGCGACCGTCGCAGCCCTCTGCCGCGCCCTGCGCGACCGGCTGTCCATCGCCGTCGTCACCAACGACATCTACACCCAGGAGGACGCCGCCTTCCTGCTCCGCAACGCTGTGCTGCCACCCGAGCGCATCCAGGCCGTGGAGACCGGGGCCTGCCCCCACACCGCCATCCGCGACGACATCTCCGCCAACCTCGAAGCCGTCGAGGACCTGGAGGACTCCGTCGGCCCGCTCGACCTGATCCTCGTCGAGTCCGGCGGCGACAACCTCACCGCCACGTTCTCCAAGGGGCTCGTGGACGCCCAGATCTTCGTGATCGATGTCGCGGGTGGCGACGACATCCCGCGCAAGGGCGGCCCCGGCGTGACCACCGCCGACCTCCTCGTCATCAACAAGACCGACCTGGCCCCGTACGTCGGCTCCGACCTGGAGCGAATGGCTCTCGACGCCGCCGCCCAGCGGGGTGAACTCCCGGTCCTCTTCACCTCCCTGACCACCGTGGACGGCGTCGCGCCCGTGGCCGACTGGGTGCGGGCGCAGCTCGCCGCCTGGACCGCATGA
- a CDS encoding urease accessory protein UreD, which yields MSVEATARITAVPDGRGSTALPVLESDGPLAVRRTRALEAAFARVTVVGAMSAPLGGDRLTIEARADAGARLLVDSAAATVALPGPGPDAGPASYDMRLSVGEGAVLRWLPEQLVSAHGSELAMTTHVELAAGASLVLREEQILGRYGENTGSLSTRLTVHLAGRPLLDQQLAYGPAAPGGWDGTAVLGGHRAVGQLLLVDPAFQDRPPGPRPLGPSAVLTPLAGPAVLMTALAADARLLRGVLDEALHELSHGA from the coding sequence ATGAGCGTCGAGGCCACCGCCCGGATCACCGCGGTCCCCGACGGCCGCGGCTCCACCGCTCTGCCCGTACTGGAGAGCGACGGGCCGCTCGCCGTGCGCCGCACCAGAGCCCTCGAGGCCGCGTTCGCGCGCGTCACCGTCGTCGGCGCGATGAGCGCGCCCCTCGGCGGGGACCGGCTGACCATCGAGGCGCGGGCCGACGCCGGGGCCCGGCTGCTGGTGGACTCCGCCGCAGCGACCGTGGCGCTCCCGGGCCCCGGGCCGGACGCGGGCCCCGCGTCGTACGACATGAGACTGAGCGTGGGGGAGGGGGCGGTGCTCCGCTGGCTTCCCGAGCAGCTCGTCTCCGCCCACGGCAGCGAGCTCGCCATGACCACACACGTCGAACTCGCCGCCGGGGCGAGTCTGGTGCTGCGGGAGGAGCAGATCCTGGGCCGGTACGGTGAGAACACGGGCAGCCTCTCCACCCGGCTGACGGTCCACCTGGCCGGACGGCCGCTGCTGGACCAGCAACTGGCGTACGGGCCCGCCGCACCCGGCGGCTGGGACGGCACGGCCGTTCTGGGCGGTCACCGGGCCGTCGGCCAACTCCTGCTCGTCGACCCCGCGTTCCAGGACAGACCTCCTGGTCCGCGACCTCTCGGCCCCAGTGCCGTGCTCACCCCGCTGGCCGGACCCGCCGTGCTGATGACGGCGCTCGCCGCCGACGCCCGGCTGCTGCGTGGCGTACTGGACGAGGCACTGCACGAGCTGTCCCACGGAGCGTGA
- a CDS encoding alpha/beta hydrolase, with the protein MRRTAVLGSAGTLIAGTLIAGAIAAPAASADSRHHGNPEARGVQLAAARAERAGIDWTDCPADWAISAPIQCGWVTVPLDYAKPSGKQIRLAVDRHVSTGTKAERQGALLYNPGGPGGSGMAFPKRIVTKNPLWANTAKAYDFVGFDPRGVGHSAPISCVDPQEFVKAPKADPVPDDEADKRAQRKLAAEYADGCAERSGDMLPHMTTPNTARDLDVIRAALGERKLNFLGVSYGTYLGAVYGTLFPDHVRRMVVDSVVNPEKSNIWYEANLNQDIAFQTRWDDWKAWVAKNDAAYHIGDTPEKVEQAWLTLRAAAKKNPIGGLVGPAELIGFFQSAPYYDSAWAPVARTWSEYLGGDTQALIDAAAPDLSDVAGNASSENSNAVYTAVECADAKWPTSWRKWDRDNTRLHEDHPFMTWANAWMNLPCATWPSRQQTPLDVRTGKGLPPVLIVQSTRDAATPYEGAVELHQRFKGSRLITEKGAGSHGVTGLVNPCVNERVDTYLLTGKTDRRDVTCTPHATPKP; encoded by the coding sequence TTGAGACGCACAGCAGTGCTCGGCTCGGCCGGCACTCTGATCGCGGGCACGCTCATAGCGGGCGCGATAGCCGCGCCCGCCGCAAGCGCCGACAGCCGTCACCACGGCAACCCGGAGGCGCGCGGCGTACAGCTCGCCGCAGCCCGGGCGGAGAGAGCCGGCATCGACTGGACGGACTGTCCGGCCGACTGGGCGATCTCCGCGCCCATCCAGTGCGGTTGGGTGACCGTGCCGCTCGACTACGCGAAGCCGAGCGGCAAGCAGATCCGACTCGCCGTCGACCGTCACGTCAGCACGGGCACGAAGGCCGAGCGTCAGGGGGCACTCCTCTACAACCCCGGGGGCCCCGGCGGCTCCGGCATGGCGTTCCCGAAGCGCATCGTCACCAAGAACCCGCTGTGGGCGAACACCGCGAAGGCATACGACTTCGTCGGCTTCGACCCGCGTGGTGTCGGCCACTCGGCACCGATCTCCTGTGTGGATCCGCAGGAGTTCGTCAAGGCGCCGAAGGCCGACCCGGTGCCCGACGACGAGGCCGACAAGCGGGCGCAGCGCAAGCTCGCCGCCGAGTACGCGGACGGCTGCGCCGAACGCAGCGGCGACATGCTGCCGCACATGACCACGCCCAACACCGCTCGCGACCTGGATGTCATCCGTGCCGCGCTCGGTGAGAGGAAGCTCAACTTCCTGGGCGTCTCCTACGGCACCTACCTGGGCGCGGTCTACGGCACCCTCTTCCCGGACCACGTACGCCGCATGGTCGTCGACAGCGTGGTGAACCCCGAGAAGAGCAACATCTGGTACGAGGCCAACCTCAACCAGGACATCGCCTTCCAGACCCGGTGGGACGACTGGAAGGCGTGGGTCGCAAAGAACGACGCCGCCTACCACATCGGCGACACCCCTGAGAAGGTCGAGCAGGCGTGGCTGACGCTGCGCGCGGCGGCCAAGAAGAACCCGATCGGGGGCCTCGTCGGACCCGCCGAGCTCATCGGCTTCTTCCAGAGCGCTCCGTACTACGACTCCGCCTGGGCGCCCGTCGCCCGGACGTGGAGCGAGTACCTGGGTGGCGACACCCAGGCGCTGATCGACGCGGCGGCGCCCGACCTGTCGGACGTCGCGGGCAACGCGTCCTCGGAGAACAGCAACGCCGTGTACACGGCGGTGGAGTGCGCGGACGCCAAGTGGCCCACCAGCTGGCGGAAGTGGGACCGCGACAACACCCGGCTGCACGAGGATCACCCGTTCATGACCTGGGCCAACGCCTGGATGAACCTCCCTTGTGCGACCTGGCCGTCCAGGCAGCAGACCCCGCTGGACGTCCGCACCGGCAAGGGACTGCCTCCGGTGCTGATCGTGCAGTCCACCCGTGACGCCGCCACTCCGTACGAGGGCGCCGTCGAACTGCACCAGCGCTTCAAGGGCTCCCGCCTCATCACCGAGAAGGGCGCCGGTTCCCACGGTGTCACCGGACTGGTCAACCCCTGCGTCAACGAGCGGGTGGACACCTATCTGCTCACCGGGAAGACCGACCGGCGCGACGTGACGTGCACCCCGCACGCCACCCCGAAGCCGTGA
- a CDS encoding NAD(P)-dependent oxidoreductase: MSRGRAFVLGATGQIGRATVRALTRDGWEVTAASRGGRRDSTWDADVRVALLDRGEKGALATALGDGCDVLVDMIAFGEEHAAQLTRLSDRIGSAVAISSGAVYADGRGRSFDTQDEPGGFPQYPVPIPEDCPTVAPGPATYGTRKIAWEQALIAASARLPVTVLRAGAVHGPHGRTPRELYFVKRVLDGRRRRVLAHGGTSRFGPAHVSNIAELVRLAALRPGTRVLNAADPYAPTVAEIGEAVDAVMGWRSETVLLEPAAPQAGLGRTPWTAEHPVVYDMSAAERELGYVPVTGYAESLPATVEWLTGRLRRYDDDWRAAFPAMAAAYDPHGDLFDYAAEDAWFGER; the protein is encoded by the coding sequence ATGAGCAGAGGACGAGCGTTCGTACTGGGTGCCACGGGGCAGATCGGGCGGGCCACGGTGCGCGCCCTGACACGGGACGGCTGGGAGGTGACGGCCGCCTCGCGCGGGGGCCGTCGCGACAGCACCTGGGACGCGGACGTGCGCGTCGCATTACTCGACCGCGGTGAGAAGGGCGCGCTCGCCACGGCACTGGGCGACGGCTGTGACGTCCTGGTCGACATGATCGCCTTCGGCGAGGAGCACGCCGCACAGCTGACGCGCCTCTCGGACCGGATCGGTTCGGCGGTCGCCATCTCCAGCGGCGCCGTGTACGCGGACGGCCGGGGCCGCAGCTTCGACACGCAGGACGAGCCCGGCGGCTTCCCGCAGTACCCGGTGCCCATCCCCGAGGACTGTCCGACGGTCGCGCCCGGCCCGGCGACCTACGGCACGCGCAAGATCGCATGGGAGCAGGCCCTCATAGCCGCCTCCGCCCGGCTGCCGGTGACCGTGTTGCGCGCGGGCGCTGTCCACGGTCCGCACGGTCGTACGCCGCGCGAGCTGTACTTCGTCAAGCGGGTGCTCGACGGCCGTCGTCGCCGGGTGCTCGCCCATGGTGGAACGAGCAGGTTCGGCCCGGCCCATGTCTCCAACATCGCCGAACTGGTGCGGCTCGCGGCTCTGCGGCCCGGCACGCGGGTGCTCAACGCCGCGGATCCTTACGCCCCGACCGTCGCCGAGATCGGCGAGGCGGTCGACGCGGTCATGGGGTGGCGGAGCGAGACGGTCCTGCTGGAGCCGGCCGCCCCGCAGGCGGGCCTGGGCCGTACCCCCTGGACCGCGGAGCATCCGGTCGTCTACGACATGTCGGCCGCCGAGCGGGAGTTGGGATACGTGCCGGTGACGGGCTATGCCGAGTCGCTGCCGGCGACGGTCGAGTGGCTGACCGGACGGCTGCGGCGGTACGACGACGACTGGCGTGCCGCGTTCCCCGCGATGGCCGCGGCGTACGACCCGCACGGCGACCTCTTCGACTACGCCGCGGAGGACGCCTGGTTCGGGGAGCGGTGA
- a CDS encoding 1-acyl-sn-glycerol-3-phosphate acyltransferase — protein MFYYLLKYVVLGPLLRLVFRPRIEGLEHIPEDGAAIVAGNHLSFSDHFLMPAIIKRRITFLAKAEYFTGPGIKGRLTAAFFHSIGQIPVDRSGKEAGQAAIREGLGVLSRGELLGIYPEGTRSHDGRLYKGKVGVAVMAIRAGVPVIPCAMVGTFEIQPPGQTMPRIKQVTIRFGKPLDFSRYAGLEDQKAAIRAVTDEIMYAILGLSDQEYVDEYASKVKAAHTAEQPRKFPRRQR, from the coding sequence GTGTTCTACTACCTGCTCAAGTACGTCGTCCTGGGGCCCCTGCTCCGTCTGGTGTTCCGGCCCCGCATCGAAGGGCTGGAACACATTCCCGAGGACGGGGCGGCCATCGTCGCGGGCAATCACCTGTCGTTCTCCGACCACTTCCTGATGCCCGCGATCATCAAGCGCCGGATCACCTTCCTCGCCAAGGCCGAGTACTTCACCGGTCCCGGCATCAAGGGGCGGCTCACTGCGGCCTTCTTCCACAGCATCGGCCAGATTCCGGTGGACCGATCGGGCAAGGAGGCGGGACAGGCGGCGATCCGTGAAGGGCTGGGGGTGCTGAGCAGGGGGGAACTGCTCGGCATCTATCCGGAGGGCACCCGTTCCCACGACGGACGGCTGTACAAGGGCAAGGTCGGGGTCGCGGTCATGGCGATCAGGGCGGGGGTCCCGGTGATTCCCTGCGCGATGGTCGGCACCTTCGAGATCCAGCCGCCTGGGCAGACCATGCCCCGGATCAAGCAGGTCACCATCCGCTTCGGGAAGCCGCTGGACTTCTCCCGCTATGCCGGCCTGGAGGACCAGAAGGCAGCGATCCGGGCGGTCACGGACGAGATCATGTACGCCATCCTCGGCCTGTCCGACCAGGAGTACGTCGATGAGTACGCGTCCAAGGTGAAGGCCGCGCACACTGCCGAGCAGCCCAGGAAGTTCCCGCGCCGGCAACGCTGA
- a CDS encoding cytochrome c oxidase assembly protein produces the protein MEHSGHGTNMDLPPFTLGRGLEFSADPFFLIGCVAALALYGYGVLRLRRRGDGWPVNRLVFFVLGVLSIALAMCTRLNDYGMVMFSVHMVQHMVISMVSPILLLLGAPVTLALRALPVAGRGRTGPRELLLKLLHSRYMKVITHPVFTIPLFIASLYGLYFTPLFDFLMGSKTGHIAMMVHFLAVGLVFFWPIMGVDPGPHRPGYVMRMLELFAGMPFHAFFGIALMMASQPMVRAYENPPASLGVDALSDQSAAGGIAWAFSEIPSVLVLIALVFQWYRSEQRTAKRSDRAADRDGDQELNAYNAYLASLQARGQ, from the coding sequence ATGGAGCACAGCGGGCACGGCACGAACATGGATCTGCCGCCGTTCACGCTGGGACGTGGGCTCGAATTCTCCGCGGACCCGTTCTTCCTGATCGGCTGCGTCGCCGCGCTGGCCCTCTACGGCTACGGGGTGCTGCGCCTGCGCAGGCGGGGCGACGGCTGGCCGGTCAACCGGCTGGTGTTCTTCGTGCTCGGCGTGCTGTCGATCGCCCTGGCCATGTGCACGCGGCTCAATGACTACGGCATGGTCATGTTCAGCGTCCACATGGTGCAGCACATGGTCATCAGCATGGTCTCGCCGATCCTGCTGCTCCTGGGCGCCCCGGTGACGCTGGCGCTGCGGGCGCTGCCGGTGGCGGGGCGGGGCCGCACCGGTCCGCGCGAGCTGCTGCTCAAGCTGCTCCACAGCCGTTACATGAAGGTCATCACCCATCCGGTGTTCACGATCCCCCTCTTCATCGCGAGCCTGTACGGCCTCTACTTCACCCCCCTCTTCGACTTCCTGATGGGCTCGAAGACCGGCCACATCGCGATGATGGTGCACTTCCTGGCGGTCGGCCTGGTGTTCTTCTGGCCGATCATGGGCGTCGACCCCGGACCGCACCGGCCCGGGTACGTGATGCGGATGCTGGAGCTCTTCGCCGGTATGCCGTTCCACGCGTTCTTCGGCATCGCGCTGATGATGGCCAGCCAGCCGATGGTCCGGGCGTACGAGAACCCCCCGGCCTCCCTCGGCGTCGACGCGCTGAGCGACCAGTCCGCGGCGGGGGGCATCGCCTGGGCCTTCAGCGAGATCCCGTCCGTCCTGGTGCTGATCGCGCTGGTCTTCCAGTGGTACCGCTCCGAGCAGCGGACGGCCAAGCGCTCCGACCGTGCGGCGGACAGGGACGGCGACCAGGAGCTGAACGCGTACAACGCGTATCTCGCCTCATTGCAGGCCCGCGGACAGTAG